From one Melioribacteraceae bacterium genomic stretch:
- a CDS encoding sodium-dependent transporter — MSTPSPSREQWGSKLGFILAAAGSAIGLGNIWKFPYVVGENGGSAFIIIYLLCTAVIGLPVLVGEILIGRTTQRNPVGAFRALSGSKFWAGVGGMGVIAGFLILSFYAVIAGWSVGYIYQSISGDFFQYADPTKAAEHFVDLTQNVTWIMSYFAFFMVITMLVVISGVQKGIERGSKIMMPLLFILLIFVMIRGITLEGAEAGINFLLDPDWSEVNGQTFLIALGQAFFTLSMGMGAMLTYGSYMSKKDSVPSSAFQIVILDTSIALIAGIAIFTSVFAVGLDANAGPGLIFHTLPVVFTKMPGGEFFGPIFFILLTIAALTSAMSLLEVITAYFVDEKKWSRKKAVIVFGGVTFLLGIPSALSFNILSDFSVFGLNFFDLVDYITSNIMLPLGGFLIAVFIAYVWKFDKALVELKNGAENLFNKYPLLITLWQIFVKYFAPVLIFLVLLHSMGILEALGM; from the coding sequence ATGTCCACACCTTCACCTTCCCGCGAACAATGGGGTTCAAAACTTGGATTCATATTAGCAGCTGCCGGTTCAGCAATCGGTTTAGGAAACATTTGGAAATTCCCTTACGTTGTTGGTGAAAACGGTGGTTCCGCATTTATAATTATTTACCTTCTTTGCACTGCCGTAATCGGTCTGCCGGTATTAGTCGGTGAAATATTAATCGGCCGCACAACACAACGAAATCCAGTTGGTGCATTCCGTGCGTTAAGTGGTTCAAAGTTCTGGGCCGGTGTTGGCGGAATGGGCGTGATCGCAGGTTTTCTCATTTTATCATTTTATGCTGTTATCGCAGGCTGGTCAGTTGGATATATTTATCAATCAATTTCCGGTGATTTTTTTCAGTATGCTGATCCAACAAAAGCAGCAGAACATTTTGTTGATCTAACACAAAACGTTACATGGATAATGAGTTATTTTGCTTTTTTTATGGTCATAACAATGTTGGTTGTTATTTCAGGTGTTCAAAAAGGTATTGAACGAGGAAGTAAAATAATGATGCCGTTGCTTTTCATTTTACTCATATTTGTCATGATACGTGGAATTACTCTTGAAGGAGCTGAAGCAGGTATAAATTTTTTACTTGATCCCGATTGGTCTGAAGTAAACGGACAGACTTTTTTAATCGCACTCGGACAAGCTTTCTTTACTTTAAGTATGGGAATGGGTGCAATGCTCACCTATGGTAGTTACATGTCAAAAAAAGATAGCGTTCCATCCTCTGCATTTCAGATCGTAATTCTTGATACTTCGATTGCATTAATTGCTGGCATCGCAATTTTCACCTCAGTATTTGCGGTTGGTTTAGATGCAAATGCCGGACCAGGTTTAATCTTCCATACATTGCCTGTCGTTTTTACAAAGATGCCAGGAGGAGAATTTTTTGGTCCAATTTTTTTCATACTATTGACTATAGCAGCCTTGACTTCAGCCATGTCTTTACTTGAAGTTATAACTGCATATTTTGTTGATGAAAAAAAATGGAGCCGGAAAAAAGCTGTAATTGTTTTTGGCGGTGTTACATTTTTACTTGGGATTCCATCTGCCCTATCGTTCAATATACTTTCTGATTTTTCAGTGTTTGGTTTGAACTTTTTTGATTTAGTTGATTATATAACTTCCAATATAATGCTTCCTTTAGGCGGATTTTTAATCGCAGTGTTTATCGCTTACGTTTGGAAATTTGATAAAGCACTTGTTGAATTAAAAAATGGTGCGGAAAATTTATTTAATAAATATCCATTACTGATTACATTGTGGCAGATATTTGTCAAATATTTTGCGCCTGTACTTATTTTCTTAGTCCTATTACATTCAATGGGAATATTAGAAGCACTTGGTATGTAG